A single window of Gossypium arboreum isolate Shixiya-1 chromosome 13, ASM2569848v2, whole genome shotgun sequence DNA harbors:
- the LOC108479381 gene encoding transcriptional corepressor LEUNIG-like isoform X3, with protein sequence MSQTNWEADKMLDVYIHDYLVKRDLKASAQAFQAEGKVSSDPVAIDAPGGFLFEWWSVFWDIFIARTNEKHSEVAASYIETQLIKAREQQQQQQQQQPQHQHQQQQQQQQLQMQQLLLQRHAQQQQQQQQQQQQQQQQQQQQQQQQQQQQQQQQQQQQQQQQQQQQQQQQQQQQQQQQPPQQSQQAQQPQQRRDGSQLLNGNTNGLVGNDTLIRQPAGTANAMATKMYEERLKLPHQRDSLDDAAMKQRYGDNVGQLLDPNHASILKPAAATGPPSGQVLHGTTGGMSPQVQARSQQLPGTTPDIKSEMNPVLNPRAAGPDGSLMGIPGSNQGGNNLTLKGWPLTGLDQLRGGILQPQKSFMQAPQPFHQLQMLTPQHQQLMLAQQNLTSPSGSDDNRRLRMLLNNNRTMGLGKDGLSNSVGDVVPNVSSLQAGSPLMPRGDTDILMKLKLAQLHQQQQQQQQLQQQQQQNSNSQQQQLQQHALSNQQSQSSNPSLHQQDKVGGGGSVTVDGSMSNSFRGNDQNGRKRKQPVSSSGPANSSGTANTAGPSPSSAPSTPSTHTPGDVISMPAMPHSGSSSKPLMMFGAEGAGTLASPSNQLWDDKDLELQAEMDRFVEDGSLDDNVESFLSHDDTDPRDAVGRCMDVTKGFTFMEVNSVRASSSKVTCCHFSSDGKLLATGGHDKKAVLWYTDTLKLKSTLEEHSCLITDVRFSPSMSRLATSSFDKTVRVWEADSPGYSLRTFGGHSGNVMSLDFHPTKDDLICSCDGDGEIRYWSINNGSCARAFKGGTAPGTAQLRFQPRLGKYLAAAAENVVSILDTETQTCRHSLQQGHTKLIHSVCWDPSGELLASVSEDAVRVWSFASGSEGECVHELSCNGNKFHSCVFHPSFQSLLVIGCYQSLELWNMSENKTMTLSAHEGLIAALAVSPVTRLVSSASHDKFVKLWK encoded by the exons ATGTCTCAAACCAACTGGGAAGCCGATAAAAt GTTAGATGTATATATCCATGATTATTTAGTAAAGAGGGATTTAAAGGCTTCAGCTCAGGCTTTTCAAGCTGAAGGGAAAGTATCATCGGATCCTGTAG CTATCGATGCACCTGGAGGTTTTCTCTTTGAATGGTGGTCTGTTTTTTGGGATATATTCATTGCCAGGACTAATGAGAAGCATTCAGAGGTTGCTGCATCTTATATTGAG ACTCAATTGATTAAAGCACGGGAGCAGCAACAACAGCAACAGCAGCAGCAACCTCAACATCAACATCAACAGCAACAGCAACAGCAACAACTGCAGATGCAACAGCTTTTATTGCAGAGGCATGCCCAACAACAGCAACAACAGCAGCAACAACAGCAGCAACAACAGCAGCAGCAACAGCAACAGCAGCAGCAGCAACAGCAACAACAGCAACAACAGCAGCAACAGCAGCAACAACAGCAGCAACAGCAGCAACAACAGCAGCAACAACAGCAACAGCAACAGCAGCAGCAGCCACCACAGCAGTCCCAGCAGGCACAACAGCCTCAGCAACGAAGGGACGGGTCTCAGCTCCTAAATGGCAATACAAATGGACTTGTTGGAAACGACACTCTCATACGTCAGCCTGCTGGAACTGCTAATGCCATGGCGACTAAGATGTATGAGGAAAGACTAAAATTGCCACATCAAAGGGATTCTTTGGATGATGCAGCTATGAAG CAAAGGTACGGTGACAATGTCGGCCAGCTCTTGGATCCAAATCATGCCTCGATATTGAAGCCTGCAGCTGCAACTGGTCCACCTTCCGG gcAAGTATTGCATGGTACAACTGGTGGTATGTCTCCGCAAGTTCAAGCTCGGAGTCAGCAATTGCCAGGAACAACACCG GATATAAAGAGTGAGATGAATCCAGTATTGAATCCTAGAGCTGCTGGTCCCGATGGATCTTTAATGGGAATTCCAG GGTCAAATCAAGGTGGTAATAATTTAACTTTGAAAGGATGGCCATTAACA GGACTGGACCAACTGCGCGGTGGGATCCTTCAGCCGCAAAAGTCTTTTATGCAAGCTCCTCAGCCCTTTCATCAACTTCAGATGTTGACACCACAGCACCAGCAACTCATGCTTGCTCAGCAGAATCTGACATCACCATCTGGCAGTGATGATAATAGAAGATTGAGAATGCTATTGAATAATAATCGGACCATGGGCCTCGGAAAGGATGGCCTTTCTAATTCTGTTGGTGATGTGGTTCCAAATGTATCATCTTTGCAGGCTGGCAGTCCTCTCATGCCTCGGGGAGATACAGATATTCTAATGAAG TTAAAATTAGCTCAGTTGCATCAGCAGCAACAGCAGCAGCAGCAACTGCAACAGCAACAGCAACAGAACAGTAACTCACAGCAACAACAGCTTCAGCAGCATGCACTTTCGAATCAACAGTCACAGAGTTCTAATCCGAGTTTACACCAACAAGATAAAGTTGGTGGAGGTGGAAGTGTCACTGTGGATGGGAGTATGTCAAACTCATTTCGAGGGAATGATCAG AATGGAAGAAAGAGAAAACAGCCAGTGTCTTCTTCAGGCCCTGCCAATAGCTCAGGGACAGCAAACACAGCTGGACCTTCGCCTAGTTCTGCACCTTCAACACCATCAACACACACTCCTGGAGATGTGATTTCAATGCCTGCAATGCCTCATAGTGGCAGTTCTTCCAAGCCTTTGATGATGTTTGGTGCTGAGGGTGCTGGTACACTTGCATCACCTTCAAATCAATTG TGGGATGATAAAGATCTTGAATTGCAGGCTGAAATGGATCGATTTGTGGAGGATGGATCTCTTGATGATAACGTTGAGTCTTTTTTATCCCATGATGATACGGATCCTAGAGATGCTGTTGGCCGATGTATGGATGTAACTAAAG GTTTCACATTTATGGAAGTAAATTCTGTTCGAGCAAGCAGTAGCAAAGTTACTTGCTGCCATTTCTCGTCAGACGGAAAGTTACTAGCTACTGGTGGCCATGATAAAAAG GCTGTATTATGGTACACGGACACTTTGAAGCTGAAGTCTACGCTTGAAGAACATTCATGTTTAATTACTGATGTTCGTTTCAGCCCAAGCATGTCACGCCTTGCAACATCTTCATTTGACAAAACTGTCAGAGTCTGGGAAGCTGACAGT CCTGGTTATTCGCTTCGTACATTTGGGGGACATTCTGGTAACGTTATGTCACTTGACTTCCATCCAACTAAGGATGACCTTATCTGCTCTTGTGATGGTGATGGTGAAATACGATACTGGAGTATCAACAACGGGAGCTGTGCAAGAGCTTTCAAG GGTGGTACGGCCCCTGGTACAGCTCAATTGAGATTTCAACCTCGCCTCGGAAAATATCTTGCTGCAGCTGCTGAGAATGTTGTATCTATACTGGACACCGAGACTCAAACTTGCCGGCACTCTTTACAG CAGGGACATACTAAACTGATCCACTCTGTATGCTGGGACCCTTCAGGTGAGCTTCTAGCATCCGTTAGTGAGGACGCTGTTCGAGTTTGGTCCTTTGCGTCAGGCAGTGAAGGGGAATGTGTTCACGAATTGAGCTGTAATGGCAACAAGTTCCACTCTTGTGTTTTCCATCCTTCGTTTCAATCACTGCTCGTAATTGGCTGTTACCAG TCTTTGGAGCTATGGAATATGTCGGAGAATAAGACCATGACATTGTCGGCTCATGAAGGACTCATTGCTGCATTGGCTGTATCACCAGTGACAAGGTTGGTTTCTTCCGCAAGTCATGACAAGTTCGTTAAACTGTGGAAGTGA
- the LOC108479381 gene encoding transcriptional corepressor LEUNIG-like isoform X8 has protein sequence MSQTNWEADKMLDVYIHDYLVKRDLKASAQAFQAEGKVSSDPVAIDAPGGFLFEWWSVFWDIFIARTNEKHSEVAASYIETQLIKAREQQQQQQQQQPQHQHQQQQQQQQLQMQQLLLQRHAQQQQQQQQQQQQQQQQQQQQQQQQQQQQQQQQQQQQQQQQQQQQQQQQQQQQQQQQPPQQSQQAQQPQQRRDGSQLLNGNTNGLVGNDTLIRQPAGTANAMATKMYEERLKLPHQRDSLDDAAMKQRYGDNVGQLLDPNHASILKPAAATGPPSGQVLHGTTGGMSPQVQARSQQLPGTTPDIKSEMNPVLNPRAAGPDGSLMGIPGSNQGGNNLTLKGWPLTGLDQLRGGILQPQKSFMQAPQPFHQLQMLTPQHQQLMLAQQNLTSPSGSDDNRRLRMLLNNNRTMGLGKDGLSNSVGDVVPNVSSLQAGSPLMPRGDTDILMKLKLAQLHQQQQQQQQLQQQQQQNSNSQQQQLQQHALSNQQSQSSNPSLHQQDKVGGGGSVTVDGSMSNSFRGNDQNGRKRKQPVSSSGPANSSGTANTAGPSPSSAPSTPSTHTPGDVISMPAMPHSGSSSKPLMMFGAEGAGTLASPSNQLAEMDRFVEDGSLDDNVESFLSHDDTDPRDAVGRCMDVTKGFTFMEVNSVRASSSKVTCCHFSSDGKLLATGGHDKKAVLWYTDTLKLKSTLEEHSCLITDVRFSPSMSRLATSSFDKTVRVWEADSPGYSLRTFGGHSGNVMSLDFHPTKDDLICSCDGDGEIRYWSINNGSCARAFKGGTAPGTAQLRFQPRLGKYLAAAAENVVSILDTETQTCRHSLQGHTKLIHSVCWDPSGELLASVSEDAVRVWSFASGSEGECVHELSCNGNKFHSCVFHPSFQSLLVIGCYQSLELWNMSENKTMTLSAHEGLIAALAVSPVTRLVSSASHDKFVKLWK, from the exons ATGTCTCAAACCAACTGGGAAGCCGATAAAAt GTTAGATGTATATATCCATGATTATTTAGTAAAGAGGGATTTAAAGGCTTCAGCTCAGGCTTTTCAAGCTGAAGGGAAAGTATCATCGGATCCTGTAG CTATCGATGCACCTGGAGGTTTTCTCTTTGAATGGTGGTCTGTTTTTTGGGATATATTCATTGCCAGGACTAATGAGAAGCATTCAGAGGTTGCTGCATCTTATATTGAG ACTCAATTGATTAAAGCACGGGAGCAGCAACAACAGCAACAGCAGCAGCAACCTCAACATCAACATCAACAGCAACAGCAACAGCAACAACTGCAGATGCAACAGCTTTTATTGCAGAGGCATGCCCAACAACAGCAACAACAGCAGCAACAACAGCAGCAACAACAGCAGCAGCAACAGCAACAGCAGCAGCAGCAACAGCAACAACAGCAACAACAGCAGCAACAGCAGCAACAACAGCAGCAACAGCAGCAACAACAGCAGCAACAACAGCAACAGCAACAGCAGCAGCAGCCACCACAGCAGTCCCAGCAGGCACAACAGCCTCAGCAACGAAGGGACGGGTCTCAGCTCCTAAATGGCAATACAAATGGACTTGTTGGAAACGACACTCTCATACGTCAGCCTGCTGGAACTGCTAATGCCATGGCGACTAAGATGTATGAGGAAAGACTAAAATTGCCACATCAAAGGGATTCTTTGGATGATGCAGCTATGAAG CAAAGGTACGGTGACAATGTCGGCCAGCTCTTGGATCCAAATCATGCCTCGATATTGAAGCCTGCAGCTGCAACTGGTCCACCTTCCGG gcAAGTATTGCATGGTACAACTGGTGGTATGTCTCCGCAAGTTCAAGCTCGGAGTCAGCAATTGCCAGGAACAACACCG GATATAAAGAGTGAGATGAATCCAGTATTGAATCCTAGAGCTGCTGGTCCCGATGGATCTTTAATGGGAATTCCAG GGTCAAATCAAGGTGGTAATAATTTAACTTTGAAAGGATGGCCATTAACA GGACTGGACCAACTGCGCGGTGGGATCCTTCAGCCGCAAAAGTCTTTTATGCAAGCTCCTCAGCCCTTTCATCAACTTCAGATGTTGACACCACAGCACCAGCAACTCATGCTTGCTCAGCAGAATCTGACATCACCATCTGGCAGTGATGATAATAGAAGATTGAGAATGCTATTGAATAATAATCGGACCATGGGCCTCGGAAAGGATGGCCTTTCTAATTCTGTTGGTGATGTGGTTCCAAATGTATCATCTTTGCAGGCTGGCAGTCCTCTCATGCCTCGGGGAGATACAGATATTCTAATGAAG TTAAAATTAGCTCAGTTGCATCAGCAGCAACAGCAGCAGCAGCAACTGCAACAGCAACAGCAACAGAACAGTAACTCACAGCAACAACAGCTTCAGCAGCATGCACTTTCGAATCAACAGTCACAGAGTTCTAATCCGAGTTTACACCAACAAGATAAAGTTGGTGGAGGTGGAAGTGTCACTGTGGATGGGAGTATGTCAAACTCATTTCGAGGGAATGATCAG AATGGAAGAAAGAGAAAACAGCCAGTGTCTTCTTCAGGCCCTGCCAATAGCTCAGGGACAGCAAACACAGCTGGACCTTCGCCTAGTTCTGCACCTTCAACACCATCAACACACACTCCTGGAGATGTGATTTCAATGCCTGCAATGCCTCATAGTGGCAGTTCTTCCAAGCCTTTGATGATGTTTGGTGCTGAGGGTGCTGGTACACTTGCATCACCTTCAAATCAATTG GCTGAAATGGATCGATTTGTGGAGGATGGATCTCTTGATGATAACGTTGAGTCTTTTTTATCCCATGATGATACGGATCCTAGAGATGCTGTTGGCCGATGTATGGATGTAACTAAAG GTTTCACATTTATGGAAGTAAATTCTGTTCGAGCAAGCAGTAGCAAAGTTACTTGCTGCCATTTCTCGTCAGACGGAAAGTTACTAGCTACTGGTGGCCATGATAAAAAG GCTGTATTATGGTACACGGACACTTTGAAGCTGAAGTCTACGCTTGAAGAACATTCATGTTTAATTACTGATGTTCGTTTCAGCCCAAGCATGTCACGCCTTGCAACATCTTCATTTGACAAAACTGTCAGAGTCTGGGAAGCTGACAGT CCTGGTTATTCGCTTCGTACATTTGGGGGACATTCTGGTAACGTTATGTCACTTGACTTCCATCCAACTAAGGATGACCTTATCTGCTCTTGTGATGGTGATGGTGAAATACGATACTGGAGTATCAACAACGGGAGCTGTGCAAGAGCTTTCAAG GGTGGTACGGCCCCTGGTACAGCTCAATTGAGATTTCAACCTCGCCTCGGAAAATATCTTGCTGCAGCTGCTGAGAATGTTGTATCTATACTGGACACCGAGACTCAAACTTGCCGGCACTCTTTACAG GGACATACTAAACTGATCCACTCTGTATGCTGGGACCCTTCAGGTGAGCTTCTAGCATCCGTTAGTGAGGACGCTGTTCGAGTTTGGTCCTTTGCGTCAGGCAGTGAAGGGGAATGTGTTCACGAATTGAGCTGTAATGGCAACAAGTTCCACTCTTGTGTTTTCCATCCTTCGTTTCAATCACTGCTCGTAATTGGCTGTTACCAG TCTTTGGAGCTATGGAATATGTCGGAGAATAAGACCATGACATTGTCGGCTCATGAAGGACTCATTGCTGCATTGGCTGTATCACCAGTGACAAGGTTGGTTTCTTCCGCAAGTCATGACAAGTTCGTTAAACTGTGGAAGTGA
- the LOC108479381 gene encoding transcriptional corepressor LEUNIG-like isoform X4 — MSQTNWEADKMLDVYIHDYLVKRDLKASAQAFQAEGKVSSDPVAIDAPGGFLFEWWSVFWDIFIARTNEKHSEVAASYIETQLIKAREQQQQQQQQQPQHQHQQQQQQQQLQMQQLLLQRHAQQQQQQQQQQQQQQQQQQQQQQQQQQQQQQQQQQQQQQQQQQQQQQQQQQQQQQQQPPQQSQQAQQPQQRRDGSQLLNGNTNGLVGNDTLIRQPAGTANAMATKMYEERLKLPHQRDSLDDAAMKQRYGDNVGQLLDPNHASILKPAAATGPPSGQVLHGTTGGMSPQVQARSQQLPGTTPDIKSEMNPVLNPRAAGPDGSLMGIPGSNQGGNNLTLKGWPLTGLDQLRGGILQPQKSFMQAPQPFHQLQMLTPQHQQLMLAQQNLTSPSGSDDNRRLRMLLNNNRTMGLGKDGLSNSVGDVVPNVSSLQAGSPLMPRGDTDILMKLKLAQLHQQQQQQQQLQQQQQQNSNSQQQQLQQHALSNQQSQSSNPSLHQQDKVGGGGSVTVDGSMSNSFRGNDQNGRKRKQPVSSSGPANSSGTANTAGPSPSSAPSTPSTHTPGDVISMPAMPHSGSSSKPLMMFGAEGAGTLASPSNQLWDDKDLELQAEMDRFVEDGSLDDNVESFLSHDDTDPRDAVGRCMDVTKGFTFMEVNSVRASSSKVTCCHFSSDGKLLATGGHDKKAVLWYTDTLKLKSTLEEHSCLITDVRFSPSMSRLATSSFDKTVRVWEADSPGYSLRTFGGHSGNVMSLDFHPTKDDLICSCDGDGEIRYWSINNGSCARAFKGGTAPGTAQLRFQPRLGKYLAAAAENVVSILDTETQTCRHSLQGHTKLIHSVCWDPSGELLASVSEDAVRVWSFASGSEGECVHELSCNGNKFHSCVFHPSFQSLLVIGCYQSLELWNMSENKTMTLSAHEGLIAALAVSPVTRLVSSASHDKFVKLWK, encoded by the exons ATGTCTCAAACCAACTGGGAAGCCGATAAAAt GTTAGATGTATATATCCATGATTATTTAGTAAAGAGGGATTTAAAGGCTTCAGCTCAGGCTTTTCAAGCTGAAGGGAAAGTATCATCGGATCCTGTAG CTATCGATGCACCTGGAGGTTTTCTCTTTGAATGGTGGTCTGTTTTTTGGGATATATTCATTGCCAGGACTAATGAGAAGCATTCAGAGGTTGCTGCATCTTATATTGAG ACTCAATTGATTAAAGCACGGGAGCAGCAACAACAGCAACAGCAGCAGCAACCTCAACATCAACATCAACAGCAACAGCAACAGCAACAACTGCAGATGCAACAGCTTTTATTGCAGAGGCATGCCCAACAACAGCAACAACAGCAGCAACAACAGCAGCAACAACAGCAGCAGCAACAGCAACAGCAGCAGCAGCAACAGCAACAACAGCAACAACAGCAGCAACAGCAGCAACAACAGCAGCAACAGCAGCAACAACAGCAGCAACAACAGCAACAGCAACAGCAGCAGCAGCCACCACAGCAGTCCCAGCAGGCACAACAGCCTCAGCAACGAAGGGACGGGTCTCAGCTCCTAAATGGCAATACAAATGGACTTGTTGGAAACGACACTCTCATACGTCAGCCTGCTGGAACTGCTAATGCCATGGCGACTAAGATGTATGAGGAAAGACTAAAATTGCCACATCAAAGGGATTCTTTGGATGATGCAGCTATGAAG CAAAGGTACGGTGACAATGTCGGCCAGCTCTTGGATCCAAATCATGCCTCGATATTGAAGCCTGCAGCTGCAACTGGTCCACCTTCCGG gcAAGTATTGCATGGTACAACTGGTGGTATGTCTCCGCAAGTTCAAGCTCGGAGTCAGCAATTGCCAGGAACAACACCG GATATAAAGAGTGAGATGAATCCAGTATTGAATCCTAGAGCTGCTGGTCCCGATGGATCTTTAATGGGAATTCCAG GGTCAAATCAAGGTGGTAATAATTTAACTTTGAAAGGATGGCCATTAACA GGACTGGACCAACTGCGCGGTGGGATCCTTCAGCCGCAAAAGTCTTTTATGCAAGCTCCTCAGCCCTTTCATCAACTTCAGATGTTGACACCACAGCACCAGCAACTCATGCTTGCTCAGCAGAATCTGACATCACCATCTGGCAGTGATGATAATAGAAGATTGAGAATGCTATTGAATAATAATCGGACCATGGGCCTCGGAAAGGATGGCCTTTCTAATTCTGTTGGTGATGTGGTTCCAAATGTATCATCTTTGCAGGCTGGCAGTCCTCTCATGCCTCGGGGAGATACAGATATTCTAATGAAG TTAAAATTAGCTCAGTTGCATCAGCAGCAACAGCAGCAGCAGCAACTGCAACAGCAACAGCAACAGAACAGTAACTCACAGCAACAACAGCTTCAGCAGCATGCACTTTCGAATCAACAGTCACAGAGTTCTAATCCGAGTTTACACCAACAAGATAAAGTTGGTGGAGGTGGAAGTGTCACTGTGGATGGGAGTATGTCAAACTCATTTCGAGGGAATGATCAG AATGGAAGAAAGAGAAAACAGCCAGTGTCTTCTTCAGGCCCTGCCAATAGCTCAGGGACAGCAAACACAGCTGGACCTTCGCCTAGTTCTGCACCTTCAACACCATCAACACACACTCCTGGAGATGTGATTTCAATGCCTGCAATGCCTCATAGTGGCAGTTCTTCCAAGCCTTTGATGATGTTTGGTGCTGAGGGTGCTGGTACACTTGCATCACCTTCAAATCAATTG TGGGATGATAAAGATCTTGAATTGCAGGCTGAAATGGATCGATTTGTGGAGGATGGATCTCTTGATGATAACGTTGAGTCTTTTTTATCCCATGATGATACGGATCCTAGAGATGCTGTTGGCCGATGTATGGATGTAACTAAAG GTTTCACATTTATGGAAGTAAATTCTGTTCGAGCAAGCAGTAGCAAAGTTACTTGCTGCCATTTCTCGTCAGACGGAAAGTTACTAGCTACTGGTGGCCATGATAAAAAG GCTGTATTATGGTACACGGACACTTTGAAGCTGAAGTCTACGCTTGAAGAACATTCATGTTTAATTACTGATGTTCGTTTCAGCCCAAGCATGTCACGCCTTGCAACATCTTCATTTGACAAAACTGTCAGAGTCTGGGAAGCTGACAGT CCTGGTTATTCGCTTCGTACATTTGGGGGACATTCTGGTAACGTTATGTCACTTGACTTCCATCCAACTAAGGATGACCTTATCTGCTCTTGTGATGGTGATGGTGAAATACGATACTGGAGTATCAACAACGGGAGCTGTGCAAGAGCTTTCAAG GGTGGTACGGCCCCTGGTACAGCTCAATTGAGATTTCAACCTCGCCTCGGAAAATATCTTGCTGCAGCTGCTGAGAATGTTGTATCTATACTGGACACCGAGACTCAAACTTGCCGGCACTCTTTACAG GGACATACTAAACTGATCCACTCTGTATGCTGGGACCCTTCAGGTGAGCTTCTAGCATCCGTTAGTGAGGACGCTGTTCGAGTTTGGTCCTTTGCGTCAGGCAGTGAAGGGGAATGTGTTCACGAATTGAGCTGTAATGGCAACAAGTTCCACTCTTGTGTTTTCCATCCTTCGTTTCAATCACTGCTCGTAATTGGCTGTTACCAG TCTTTGGAGCTATGGAATATGTCGGAGAATAAGACCATGACATTGTCGGCTCATGAAGGACTCATTGCTGCATTGGCTGTATCACCAGTGACAAGGTTGGTTTCTTCCGCAAGTCATGACAAGTTCGTTAAACTGTGGAAGTGA